The following proteins come from a genomic window of Gossypium raimondii isolate GPD5lz chromosome 5, ASM2569854v1, whole genome shotgun sequence:
- the LOC105770183 gene encoding NDR1/HIN1-like protein 13 codes for MSEKVFPSAKPAATAVPPAVNGGAPVNMNGTTANGGTTKSHLYNPTSRPPYRPQPYPRRHRPRRNYCCCCCFWTILIILILALLVAIAGSVFYVLYRPNRPSFTLASLRIHRLNLTTTGDSSSSHLSTLFNLTISSKNPNSHLSFSYDPFVVSCVSSNSDVFIGNGTLPAFVSNSKNETTFKGVVVTTSIDLDAETVNNLRPDLKKKNGILLKVQMDTKVTVKMGGLKSKKVGIRVSCDGVKGVLPKGKSPSLANVSGAKCKVDLRIKIWRWTF; via the coding sequence ATGTCGGAGAAAGTCTTCCCTTCCGCCAAGCCAGCCGCTACGGCGGTTCCGCCTGCTGTCAACGGCGGAGCTCCAGTGAATATGAATGGTACAACAGCCAACGGTGGCACGACAAAATCCCACCTTTATAATCCAACTTCTCGTCCACCTTACCGTCCACAACCCTATCCCCGTCGCCACCGTCCACGGCGGAACTATTGTTGCTGCTGCTGTTTCTGGACTATCCTTATAATTCTCATCCTTGCTCTTTTGGTAGCCATAGCTGGTTCCGTGTTTTACGTCCTTTACCGCCCTAATCGACCTTCGTTTACCCTTGCTTCCCTCCGTATCCACCGCTTGAACTTAACAACCACCGGCGATTCCTCTTCCTCCCATCTGTCAACCCTTTTCAACTTAACCATTTCCTCCAAAAACCCCAACTCCCACCTTTCCTTCTCTTACGACCCTTTCGTCGTTTCATGCGTGTCGAGCAACAGTGATGTTTTTATAGGCAACGGGACATTACCCGCTTTCGTGAGTAACAGCAAAAACGAGACAACTTTCAAAGGGGTGGTGGTAACGACATCAATTGATCTAGATGCAGAGACGGTCAACAATTTGAGACCggatttgaagaagaagaatgggATCTTGTTGAAAGTTCAGATGGATACTAAAGTGACAGTGAAAATGGGTGGATTGAAGAGCAAGAAAGTTGGGATCAGGGTTTCGTGTGATGGGGTTAAAGGGGTCCTGCCAAAAGGTAAATCGCCATCGCTGGCAAATGTTTCTGGAGCCAAGTGTAAGGTTGATCTCCGAATCAAGATCTGGAGATGGACTTTTTAA
- the LOC105769520 gene encoding zinc transporter 4, chloroplastic — translation MSNVSCQSSEQEICRDESAALKLKPIAIASILVAGVAGIAIPLIGKHRMFLRTDGSLFVATKAFAAGVILATGFVHMLADGNEALTDPCLPEHPWSKFPFSGFFAMIASLLTLLVDFVGTQYYERKQGLGRGSTGESGRVESVESDSEFGTVPVLEGRDLHAKVFGAEEGGGMHIVGMHAHAAHHRHSHPHGQDGCDWLLRSRGHEEGHQQGHSYGHGHDFGVEDGDNGRRHVVVSQILELGIVSHSVIIGLSLGVSQSPCTVRPLIAALSFHQFFEGFALGGCISQAQFKTLSAAIMACFFAITTPVGIVIGTAIASSYNPYSPAGLLTEGILDSLSAGILVYMALVDLIAADFLSKTMSCNFRLQLVSYLMLFLGAGLMSSLAIWA, via the exons ATGAGCAACGTAAGCTGCCAGTCGTCGGAGCAAGAGATTTGTCGTGACGAGTCAGCTGCTTTGAAGTTAAAACCCATAGCTATAGCCTCAATCCTCGTCGCTGGGGTAGCCGGCATTGCTATTCCACTCATTGGCAAACACCGTATGTTCCTCCGCACAGATGGAAGCCTTTTTGTTGCCACCAAGGCCTTTGCGGCCGGCGTAATTCTAGCCACTGGCTTCGTCCACATGCTCGCCGATGGTAACGAAGCTCTCACGGATCCTTGCTTGCCCGAACACCCTTGGTCAAAGTTCCCATTTTCAGGCTTCTTTGCTATGATTGCTTCTTTGCTTACTTTGCTTGTGGATTTTGTGGGGACTCAGTATTATGAGAGGAAACAAGGTTTGGGTAGGGGAAGTACAGGAGAGTCAGGCCGAGTCGAGTCAGTAGAGTCGGATTCAGAGTTCGGGACTGTACCGGTCCTGGAAGGAAGGGACTTGCATGCGAAGGTTTTTGGGGCAGAAGAAGGTGGGGGCATGCACATTGTTGGGATGCATGCACATGCTGCACACCATAGGCATAGTCATCCCCATGGGCAAGATGGCTGTGATTGGTTGCTGAGGAGTCGTGGACATGAAGAGGGTCATCAACAGGGGCATAGTTATGGACATGGGCATGACTTTGGAGTTGAGGATGGTGATAATGGAAGGAGGCACGTTGTGGTTTCCCAG ATATTGGAGCTTGGAATTGTATCACACTCAGTTATCATCGGGCTATCACTGGGGGTATCCCAGAGTCCATGCACAGTAAGGCCTCTAATTGCAGCATTATCATTTCATCAATTCTTTGAAGGATTTGCACTTGGAGGGTGCATCTCCCAAGCTCAATTCAAGACTCTGTCTGCAGCAATCATGGCATGTTTTTTTGCCATAACAACCCCAGTTGGAATTGTCATTGGAACTGCCATTGCCTCGTCCTACAACCCTTACAGCCCGGCAGGTTTGCTTACGGAAGGCATCTTGGACTCTTTGTCCGCTGGAATTCTAGTTTATATGGCTCTAGTAGATCTAATTGCTGCTGATTTTCTGAGTAAGACGATGAGCTGCAATTTCAGACTTCAACTAGTATCTTACTTGATGCTTTTCCTAGGAGCTGGTTTGATGTCTTCCCTTGCAATCTGGGCCTAA